In Candidatus Woesearchaeota archaeon, a single window of DNA contains:
- the metK gene encoding methionine adenosyltransferase: MRKILTAESVTEGHPDKVCDIISDSIVDEILKSDPNARVACETYATRGVVLVGGEITTTAYVEIPNIVRAAISKIGYNSEDSGLDSKTTGVLVAIQPQSQDIAQGVDESSGHEQGAGDQGSMIGYACTDTPELMPMPISLAHKLCMRLAEVRRKKILSYLRPDGKAQISVEYENGVPVRIDNVVIAAQHSPNVSLNKLRSDIIKAVIRPVCGKLLDRNTRYIINGTGKFVLGGPQADTGMTGRKIVADAYGGIVPHGGGAFSGKDPSKVDRSASYMMRYIAKNIVAAGISDKFQISVAYAIGISEPTAVNIECFGTNRIPEEQILAIIKKHFSFKPAEMIKILDLKRPIYSKTACYGHFGRELPEFTWERVDKAEILRKEAGL; encoded by the coding sequence ATGAGAAAGATTCTCACTGCGGAAAGCGTGACAGAAGGGCACCCAGACAAGGTGTGCGACATTATTTCAGACAGCATTGTTGATGAGATTTTGAAGAGCGATCCCAATGCAAGGGTTGCCTGCGAGACATACGCAACAAGAGGAGTTGTGCTTGTCGGGGGGGAGATAACCACAACTGCCTATGTTGAGATTCCAAACATTGTCAGGGCAGCAATCAGCAAGATTGGCTACAACAGCGAGGATTCAGGGCTTGACTCAAAGACAACAGGCGTTCTTGTCGCAATCCAGCCGCAGAGCCAGGACATTGCGCAGGGCGTTGATGAGAGTTCAGGGCACGAGCAGGGCGCAGGGGATCAGGGCTCAATGATAGGATATGCCTGCACAGACACTCCTGAGCTTATGCCAATGCCAATTTCACTTGCGCACAAGCTATGCATGAGGCTTGCAGAGGTGAGAAGGAAGAAAATACTGTCTTATCTCAGGCCAGACGGGAAAGCCCAGATAAGCGTTGAATATGAGAATGGGGTTCCTGTGAGGATTGACAATGTGGTTATTGCAGCCCAGCATTCTCCTAATGTTTCATTGAACAAGCTCCGCTCTGACATAATAAAGGCGGTAATAAGGCCTGTCTGCGGAAAGCTCCTTGACAGGAATACAAGATACATAATCAACGGGACAGGAAAGTTTGTGCTTGGAGGCCCTCAGGCAGACACCGGAATGACAGGAAGGAAGATTGTTGCAGATGCCTACGGCGGGATTGTTCCCCACGGAGGCGGCGCATTTTCAGGGAAAGACCCCTCAAAGGTGGACCGCTCTGCGTCATACATGATGAGGTATATTGCAAAGAACATTGTCGCAGCAGGGATTTCAGACAAGTTCCAGATAAGCGTTGCCTATGCAATCGGGATTTCAGAGCCAACTGCAGTAAACATTGAGTGCTTTGGCACAAACAGGATTCCTGAGGAGCAGATTCTTGCCATTATAAAAAAGCACTTCTCATTCAAGCCAGCTGAGATGATAAAAATACTAGATCTCAAGAGGCCGATTTACTCAAAGACAGCCTGCTACGGGCACTTTGGAAGGGAGCTTCCGGAATTCACCTGGGAGCGTGTTGATAAAGCCGAGATACTCCGAAAGGAGGCTGGATTGTAG
- a CDS encoding CBS domain-containing protein: protein MEPELSQIKSLRMKVGITQSELAKASGVSQSLIAKIESGRIDPSFSKAKKILDTLKSMGNEKGVKAKDVMSRKIIFVSPGTPLKGAIEKMRAYGISQLPVIDGKRCIGMVTETGILEAMQSDRKEIKNARDVLQECAPIVSKDTPISDLSGLLSHSGLILVSERGEFLGVITKTDIIRGIYLER, encoded by the coding sequence ATGGAACCAGAACTGTCTCAGATAAAAAGTTTAAGGATGAAAGTGGGGATAACCCAGTCAGAGCTTGCAAAGGCATCAGGAGTTTCCCAGTCCCTCATTGCAAAGATTGAAAGCGGAAGGATAGACCCTTCTTTCAGCAAGGCAAAGAAGATTCTTGACACCCTGAAATCAATGGGGAATGAGAAGGGAGTAAAGGCAAAGGATGTGATGAGCAGAAAGATAATCTTTGTTTCCCCAGGAACTCCATTGAAGGGCGCAATTGAGAAGATGAGAGCCTATGGAATTTCCCAGCTTCCTGTCATTGACGGGAAAAGGTGCATCGGGATGGTTACTGAGACAGGAATCCTTGAAGCAATGCAGTCAGACAGGAAGGAAATAAAGAATGCGCGGGACGTGCTTCAGGAATGCGCCCCCATTGTCTCAAAAGACACTCCTATATCGGATTTGTCAGGGCTTCTCTCCCATTCAGGGCTGATTCTTGTTTCTGAAAGGGGCGAATTCCTGGGCGTAATCACGAAGACAGACATAATAAGGGGGATATACCTCGAGCGGTAG
- a CDS encoding DUF362 domain-containing protein, with amino-acid sequence MAKVSIVRCDSYEKSRVYSAVKESMEIAGFKIRKGSRVLIKPNILMPKKPELAITTHPSIVEAVCRILSERKCRIIVGESDGIGCTEKGFIESGIGKAAEKYGAKLVAFEKDDKKFVRNSRGKILKGIFFPKSVLDAEIIINLPKLKTHALTKFTGAVKNIYGTIPGATKSLYHMKAPAEREFCELLTDIYENVKPEFTIMDGITGMEGAGPSTGTPKKTGLIIAGKDGVAVDYVSSEIIGFNPNEILTTKIAFERKLSNEKEIRIFGREGEIIGENLKKYYVNYEKIINVNKNVLILAQRIFGRLSPKPVVLREKCIGCMICVKHCPVKAISFDRFPKINREKCISCFCCVELCPEKAMRLKTSIILRMMQRASGILNLFRRKKV; translated from the coding sequence ATGGCAAAGGTATCAATAGTAAGGTGCGATTCCTATGAAAAAAGCAGGGTTTATTCCGCAGTAAAGGAATCAATGGAAATAGCGGGATTCAAAATAAGGAAAGGAAGCAGAGTTCTCATAAAGCCAAACATCCTCATGCCCAAAAAGCCGGAACTGGCAATAACAACGCACCCTTCAATTGTGGAAGCTGTATGCAGGATTCTCTCAGAAAGAAAATGCAGGATAATTGTCGGAGAATCAGACGGAATCGGATGCACTGAAAAGGGATTTATTGAATCAGGAATAGGAAAAGCAGCAGAAAAATACGGTGCAAAACTTGTTGCCTTTGAAAAGGATGATAAAAAGTTTGTAAGAAACAGCAGGGGAAAAATCCTGAAGGGAATTTTCTTCCCAAAAAGCGTGCTTGACGCTGAAATAATAATAAATCTTCCAAAACTAAAGACCCACGCACTCACAAAATTCACAGGAGCAGTCAAGAACATATACGGAACAATACCCGGCGCCACAAAATCCCTCTACCACATGAAAGCCCCTGCTGAAAGGGAATTCTGCGAGCTCCTTACCGACATTTACGAAAATGTAAAGCCGGAATTCACAATAATGGACGGAATTACCGGAATGGAAGGGGCTGGACCGAGCACAGGAACCCCGAAAAAGACAGGGCTTATAATTGCAGGAAAAGACGGGGTTGCAGTTGACTATGTAAGCTCAGAGATAATCGGGTTTAACCCCAATGAAATCCTGACTACAAAAATCGCCTTTGAAAGAAAACTCTCAAATGAGAAGGAAATCCGGATTTTTGGAAGGGAAGGGGAGATTATCGGAGAAAATCTCAAAAAGTATTATGTCAATTACGAAAAGATAATTAATGTGAACAAGAATGTGCTCATACTTGCGCAGAGGATTTTCGGAAGATTATCCCCAAAGCCGGTTGTCTTAAGGGAAAAGTGCATTGGATGCATGATTTGCGTAAAGCACTGCCCGGTAAAGGCAATATCCTTTGACAGATTCCCAAAAATCAACAGAGAAAAGTGCATAAGCTGCTTCTGCTGCGTTGAACTCTGCCCTGAAAAGGCAATGCGCCTTAAGACAAGCATAATACTGAGGATGATGCAGAGGGCGTCTGGAATCCTGAATCTTTTCCGCAGGAAAAAGGTTTAA